In the genome of Anabaena cylindrica PCC 7122, the window GTGATTGAGAAAACGCTGATGGCATTTCCTGACCTCCAAATATTAGTTATTGGTCTGAATTAAATTAAATGACCAATGCAAACTAGGTTCGGAGTTAGATTGCAAATCACAAATTGTAATGCCAGTATCCTGATTTGGATTATTTTTTGTTTGGTGGGAACTTTTACGTTTAGTAGAAAGTCCCATTTGTTTAAGTAGGCGATTAATATGGCGATCGCTAATTTCAATCCCCAATTCATTTGCTAGATGTTTACTTAACCATTGAGCAGTCCAATAACCAAAAGCATAGCCATATTCACGCGGACTATGACTTACTAATTCCTTCAATCTATCAATGTATTGATTATTAACAGTCTTTGGTCTACCGATTCTCCGTTCATTCCACTTATGTGCCATACCAGCCTCAGCTATACCTATCCAATACCTCGCCATTTCCTGAGAACAACCAATAATTTCACAAATATGAGATTGAGATTTCCCCATATCTGCTAACAACATAATTTCAATCCTACGTCGATATTCTGGCTGTAGATTAGCTTGCAAGTTTTTAATCAGCACTTTACGCTGAAAAGGTGTTAAAAACTTGCTTTCATGTGCATCGTAAATATCAGAAACTTTGTGTGGATTAGAAGAGAATGACATAATGATTACCAGTTGCCGTCTACTGCAAAATGTGGGCAAATTTATCCATTACATCTGTTACTAAAATCCAGATGCAAAATTAATTAACCACTTCAAACTAATTAAGTATTGATGATTAGTTGAGTTTCCATTACTCAATAATGAAATAAAACTTGTTCCACAAATTAAAGCCTAAAAGTCATTAAACTCAACAAAGGAAGCCATCTATATTTATATTCTTAATACTATCCTAATATTAGTGTTTTCTCATCAGCATATCTTCATAAATCTGAAATTTTCCGCCAGAGAAATTTAAAAAGCCAGTTCTTCAAGTTTTATTTTTAGCCGCTTTTATTCATTAATAAATTTTCCTATATCTTTATAAGAAGCTTATAGAAAAACCTTTTTAAAGTCTTTGTAAGAATTCAGGAGTCAGGAGAAAGAATGAAGAAGGAAGAAGGATATTTTTTTCTGTTTCCTGTCATATCAAACATTTCGTATTCTGAATCCTTACAAGTCTTATAATAATTTATATCAAGTTTATATTCATTAGATGAATTACTTAAGGATGATAAATATAAAAGAAATCATTAAATAGATCCGATTGTAAGTTATTTTAATTTTTATTCAATGAATTAATTAAAAATATAAAAATAAATGCCACCACTCACTTCAAATTACTATACCTCTACCATCAGAAGTAAACCTACACTCTATTAAGGTCTGAAATATACTCAATTTATATCTATCTATAGTATGAAAATTGATATTTGATTTTATATTGTCTCCGCAATAGGTAAATTGAGTTACGAAATCTAACCTGGGGCAAATAACTAAATAAGAAATTTATTGTAGAAATTTGCAAATTGGGAAAATAATCAACAATACTTCTCCCTTAAAGGATATAGGACTTACGCAAGATTGAACTCAAAAGCTGATTATTGCGTGAGGGTAATTCATGAATTATCCCTACTTCCATCCTGTATTGCGTAAGTCCTGGATATTTGAATAGGGTATACTCATAATAAAAGGAAGCTGTAAAAGGTTTCAGCTTCCAGTATCCAATATATAAATTGCCAATTTATACAGTGAAGATCATCTCATCCTATTTGGGAGAAATAGGATTATAATAATTGCAACAGAAGTGTAATAGCTATAAGTTTTACCAGCCATGAGGACAATTTCATCCTAACTTTCCATTTACAAGACTACTTTTAGTTAGTGTGAAAATTTTTTCATTAAGAATTAACACATAAAATAGTAAAGTAGTTTCTAGCACAATCTAAAATTTGAGGGAAGCCACTACCCCAACTTTTAGTTGCATAGATTTCTTGAAAAAAGAACCACCTTTAGTTAGGTTTGATCAGTCTTGAGTGTAAAAGTTATCTTATCCATGAATGCCTGAATGCTTAAACTTCAGTATTATGTATTTCATGGTCAGATATAATCATTCACTTTATTGGTAAAAATTGATTTGTTTGCCATTTACCTCTTCAGGTTGTTATTTCTAATTTATAAGATGTTATGAGTGTATATTTGCCATTCTGGCAGAACTTTTGCAGATCTGATTCAATTTAAACTGCTCAAATTACCGTCACGCATTAGCAAAAGGCTATACACTATCGCTAAAACCATTAGTAGCTCGAAAATGGTGGACAATAAATGCCCACCTCACAAGTTACTTAACCTTCACTGACTTACTAAAAATACGATAGTACAACCATGCACTCAATTCCTTCACTGGAAACAACAAATAAGTTAGCGGATTCACTGTGACAATAATATTTCTAAAATCCCGCTTGGCTAAAAACATAATACCCCGTGCGACTTGGGGTGGTGACATCACACCATACGGATTGAGTTGACTTTTGAACGGCCCTAAAATTAATTTGCGAATTACACAAACCCCATCTAACCGCTTGAGAGTAATCAGATCACCTAATGCTCTTTTGCTGAGTTCATAGAGGGGACTCAAAGCTGGGGAAACCTCCGCTTCCGAGGTATTCACCCAAATTTCTTTGGTTGCTTTGGCTTCTGGGCCTGTGACAGTGGTAGAAAATATATCAATCAACCGCAAAGCTGAAAAGGTATTGACTTGATAGGAGTTTTGAATTGCTTCCGAAGTGCGATCGCTATAAACGTTCACACCATGATTGATAATTAAAATATCCACTTTCTCTAGGCTGGCTTTGAGTTGGGCTTCATTACCCAATTCCCAAGCAAGTACTTTTAACCCAGTTTGCGCCTGTATTTTATCAGGATTAGTACTTAATGCTACGACTTTGGCATTGTGCTTGAGTAATTCCCCTACTAATGCTTTTCCTAAAGCACCTGACGCACCAGTTAAAGCAACAGTTTTACCTTTAAGAGAAAGTCCTGTTCCTAATACTTTATCCACGAGAGGAAAAACACCACTGTAATAAGCATTAACATCATCAAAATGATGTCGCCAATGGTAACTTCGATTCACCAACCAAACGGAAGGAATACTTTCTAAGGGGCCTGGTAAATGGTTATAGTCTGTGTCAATAGTCCCTTGGAAATATCGCAAAGACGCACCATATAAAAAAGTTACCGCATACGCAACTCCCAACCATAATCCCCATTGCTGGGCAACTAAGGCTACTGCTGTTAACATAACTACCAGTATAATCGACTCGACTATATCGTGATACAACTGGGAATCTGTGTAAGCCTTCTGGGAAACCAAGGTTAAATCCCGACGGTAAGCTGCATGGTGCTTATTATGCCATTTTGCCAGCCAGGTAAATTGGTGACACAAAGCATGGTAACTATCTCTTAATATTTCCGCCAGTAACAGGGAACAACACCCCCAAAGAGTAAACTGTATACAGGTATTTACTAAAACCCAGTCCATTGTTAAGTTTTCAGCCAGTCTCATCACGTTTTTATTCACACAACTTAATAAAGATGGTATATTATTCGACCATTAAAAATCTAGAAAACTATCCCACTCTGTTAAAACTTGGTTCGTTCACACAGTATCAAGACTGTCTAAAAATTTTACAATGGGATTAAACGATACTAATGTAACTTATCGTACTCCCATGATATATGCTATTTTTTCTACCTCTACTAAACCTTGACGTTCTAATTCATAAGCAATAAATGGAGCTTTGCTTTTTAAATATTCAAAAGGATAATCTTTTTGACAATAAGGTAGTAGCCAATCTAGTCTTCCTTTTACACAATTATCATCTTCATTAAGTTTGAGGCGTTTAATTGTAGTAACTAATCTGTTTTGAAGAGGATCTAAAATATTTGGATTAGGTTGAATAAATAAAGAAGGAAAATCGAGAATAAAACAATCTTCTTGTAATGAACAAGGGTCTATAACGTCTAAAAAATTGCGTTTTCTAGCATTTAACTTTAAACAAGCAAGGCGAAAATTATCCCATTCATAAGCCCATTCTGGTTTTGCAGACTTAGGAACAAAATGATCTACAGTCGGAGTTCCTTCAGTTCTAGGCATCCATTGAGCAGAATAAGCACAAATACGACCATAAACCTTACATAAATCATCTAAGGATTCCTGCCAATATGCTCCTTTTTTCCAATCTTCAGTTTTGGGATTAGGAACTTTACTTAAGAAAGTCAAGCCTGGATTTCTGACTTTTTTGTCAAAATCATCAGGTTTACGCTGAAACTGCACAGGTATCACAACTCTACTCCATGCCTTTCTGCAAAATAAACCCATCTTGGCCAAAACTCATCATCTTCTGCTAAATACCTTTTCAATTCCTCTGATACTTTTGCTACAGATTCCGAGTCAGGATTATCTGAAAACTGCAAAGATTTGGCAGCATTTAATGTCTTTTCTGCTTCCAAGGAACGAGGTTGACGCAATTTAAAAACATCAGACATTAACCAAGAATCTACCACACCTTGACGTATAAAAGGAAGTTCCTCAATTTGGACTTCATTACCTAATAAATCGCTTTTCACTAGTTCTAGACTAAATAACTTATCAATTTTTTCATCAAATCTAGGTTCTACAGATGCCATTACTAAAGGAGAATGAGTAGCAACCATGATTTGTACTTGTAAATCAGCAGCTAAATCATCTCTGACATCTAACAAAGCAGGTAAAATAGCCCTTTGCCATTGGGGGTGAAGATGCGCTTCTAACTCATCTACTAAAATAACCATTCTCTTCTGTGGTTCTATGCGGATAAGTTTTGATTGTATTTTATGTTCTTCCCAAGCCCAAACTATCAAATAAGCCATTGTAATTATCCGCTGAACCCCTGCCGAAGCATGAATAATGGGAACAGTTCCATAAGGGTGTTCTATGGTGGGAATTTCTCTAGCATCATAAGGCAGTCTGACAGGTTCTCCCGGTTTTAAAATTCCTAAATCACCTTCAGAGGGAGGAGATAAACGTTCTAATACTTTTACTAAGGTGTTAAATGGATATTTATCTGGTCTACTTTGCCATTGAATCCAATCTTGTAATAATCCATTAATAAAAGTATTGCCATTTTCATCTTTTTGACCATTCCATAACTCATCTTTAGTAAACACAAAAGGAAGTGGTACTTTCTTAATATCTTGAACACGAGATGAAAATGACAAATACTGCTTTGCTGTGTCCCATACGGCAAAAGAACCATCTACTCTGGCATAAATTACAAGACCGGGAATAGTTGAGCGATTTTTAATTTCATTCCATCTTTGAAGTTGCCAATCATAAGAAATACTTTCTTTATCAGATTCAGAATCTCCAGAAATTTCAAAAATAATTTTAGGTTCATCTTCACTTATAGTTTGCATTGGATATGCTGGTAAATTTGCCCACTGTCCAGTTAAAGCCCACCATGCACACTCTAGTAAAAAAGTTTTACCTAGTCCATTATCACCTGTAATTAAATTCAGTTGTTCTGCTGGTTCAAAACAAAGTTTACTTGCAGCACCTACACCTTGTATTTCTAAATAAGTTAAAGTGCCTTCTTCGGGTAGAACATCTGGAGGTTTACCAATAACAGTTTTTAATTCTTCCCAAGACACTACTTTATCTTGAAAAAGCTGGTTTACATTAATATTTTCAGGGATAGCAATATCAAATAATTGATTGATTTCTTGTTCATTTAATAAAAAAACATTTTTGAGATTTTCAATAATGCTTTCTGCTGTTGTTTCAGATGTCCATTCTTTTTCACGATAGATCCAAACAGCTAAATGAAAAATTGAAATTACTTGATTATCATATTGAGATAAACAAGATTTTAAGATTTCGATATAGTTATCTTTCCAACCCCATTCTTTTTCAAAGACTTTGTCAATCAAGGCTTCTATAAATGTTTTTTTACGAATATCTTGTATAATGAACTTTGCATATCTATCAAGTTCCATCCATCTTTTTTGATTTTTTGATAAACGAAAACATCTATAAGAAAATGCTGATTCCTTACAGGGTTTATAGTTTTTCTCTAAAAAATCTTGAATCTCTGAATATAGCGATATTTTAATAGTATTATCTACTGGTAATTGTAATTGCTTAAATTTTAAAAAAGTAATTCCCCAAAAAGAATCGACCTTTTCTAAATATTTAAGAGACTCTCTGATTTGGTCAATACTAAGGAACATGATTTTATCAGGTTTACTTCTTTAAATTAATCCGAAGAAATTACAGGTTAAATTCTTTCACGAGATGGCGAGATGCAAAATACTAGGTAATTATCAAGACTAGCTTACCTAGTTTGTTACAAAAAAGAAATATCCAACAGGGTAGAAGTTATCACAATTTACCAGGACTAACGCAAAAACTCTCTAAAAATCTTCTTCCTTCGCGATCTTCGTGCCTTCGTGGTTCATTTCTTCAGAGTGCCTATAACACAACAAGAAAGGGAGATACAGCGGTTCTCGGTCGAATGCAATACAATCGAGGGCGGGGAAACCCAGCCCCTACAGGCTTGGCAATGAAAATGCGTCGGCGAAGTTTATCACAGGTATTGCTCCTATTCTCTCATCTATATATATGATGCGATCGCTCATTCATCCCTTAGAACAATCAAACAGATGTAACCCCAACCGTTGCGACAGTTCCTCACACACCTTCACCCCGCGCACACTATTACCCCGCACATCTAGCAACGGTGAAAACACTCCTATCCCCATCTGTCCAGGGACAACAGCAATAATTCCCCCACAAACACCACTTTTTGCTGGAATACCAACGTTATAAGCCCATTCACCAGCAAAGTTATACATCCCGCAAGT includes:
- a CDS encoding helix-turn-helix domain-containing protein, which gives rise to MSFSSNPHKVSDIYDAHESKFLTPFQRKVLIKNLQANLQPEYRRRIEIMLLADMGKSQSHICEIIGCSQEMARYWIGIAEAGMAHKWNERRIGRPKTVNNQYIDRLKELVSHSPREYGYAFGYWTAQWLSKHLANELGIEISDRHINRLLKQMGLSTKRKSSHQTKNNPNQDTGITICDLQSNSEPSLHWSFNLIQTNN
- a CDS encoding bifunctional sterol desaturase/short chain dehydrogenase; amino-acid sequence: MRLAENLTMDWVLVNTCIQFTLWGCCSLLLAEILRDSYHALCHQFTWLAKWHNKHHAAYRRDLTLVSQKAYTDSQLYHDIVESIILVVMLTAVALVAQQWGLWLGVAYAVTFLYGASLRYFQGTIDTDYNHLPGPLESIPSVWLVNRSYHWRHHFDDVNAYYSGVFPLVDKVLGTGLSLKGKTVALTGASGALGKALVGELLKHNAKVVALSTNPDKIQAQTGLKVLAWELGNEAQLKASLEKVDILIINHGVNVYSDRTSEAIQNSYQVNTFSALRLIDIFSTTVTGPEAKATKEIWVNTSEAEVSPALSPLYELSKRALGDLITLKRLDGVCVIRKLILGPFKSQLNPYGVMSPPQVARGIMFLAKRDFRNIIVTVNPLTYLLFPVKELSAWLYYRIFSKSVKVK
- a CDS encoding AAA family ATPase encodes the protein MFLSIDQIRESLKYLEKVDSFWGITFLKFKQLQLPVDNTIKISLYSEIQDFLEKNYKPCKESAFSYRCFRLSKNQKRWMELDRYAKFIIQDIRKKTFIEALIDKVFEKEWGWKDNYIEILKSCLSQYDNQVISIFHLAVWIYREKEWTSETTAESIIENLKNVFLLNEQEINQLFDIAIPENINVNQLFQDKVVSWEELKTVIGKPPDVLPEEGTLTYLEIQGVGAASKLCFEPAEQLNLITGDNGLGKTFLLECAWWALTGQWANLPAYPMQTISEDEPKIIFEISGDSESDKESISYDWQLQRWNEIKNRSTIPGLVIYARVDGSFAVWDTAKQYLSFSSRVQDIKKVPLPFVFTKDELWNGQKDENGNTFINGLLQDWIQWQSRPDKYPFNTLVKVLERLSPPSEGDLGILKPGEPVRLPYDAREIPTIEHPYGTVPIIHASAGVQRIITMAYLIVWAWEEHKIQSKLIRIEPQKRMVILVDELEAHLHPQWQRAILPALLDVRDDLAADLQVQIMVATHSPLVMASVEPRFDEKIDKLFSLELVKSDLLGNEVQIEELPFIRQGVVDSWLMSDVFKLRQPRSLEAEKTLNAAKSLQFSDNPDSESVAKVSEELKRYLAEDDEFWPRWVYFAERHGVEL